A window of Loxodonta africana isolate mLoxAfr1 chromosome 3, mLoxAfr1.hap2, whole genome shotgun sequence genomic DNA:
TTCTCTCCTTGTATCCATCACCTATTCAGCTTTAAACAATCCCTTCCCACCCACTCAACACCCAGGTGTTTCCTCCAGAAATAAAGTGAATGTTCCTCTCTGAAGCCATTTGTCTTACCTGGGCCTCTTTCCAGTTCTAACATACAAGCTTCTTCCTCATTGTTTACCTGTGAGTGGAGGGAAGCATGAGCTCTTATTCTTCTAGTCCTAGGCCAGGAATAGGGTGGCTCTGGGCCTAGGAGACGGCAGATCAGTGGAGTAGCCCTGGGAAGGGCAAAATAAAAATGTGAGTGAAGAACGGAAGCTTTACTTTTCACAGAATCAGACACAACTGCTGTTAAGCCCTGACAAGAACATGGCTAGGGCAGACACTGGGCCCTCAGAAGGCCACCAGTAAGAGATCCTGAATACCTTCCTTTAGTGAACTCAGGAGTTCAGTCCACAGAGAAGAGATTAGGAGGGGCCCATAAATCTGCGACTGGTCCTTGTACTCTGGGTCTTCTGTCAGCTTCTACTCACATCAGCAGCAGCCAGCAGAGTTGGGGCAAAAGCCTGAGACCCCAAAAGAGCTCACACTCACAGCAGGTGGGGCTCTGATGCAGGTGCCTGAGGAAGAGACCATAGCCGTGGTGGCTCAGGTAGCAGCTGCCACCCCCAGAGCTGCTACAGCAGCAAGAAGAGACTGAAGGTGGGCATGGGGCTGGGCACTGGGGCAggcattttgggggacacatggGAGGGTGCTGGCACTGCTGCTGGTTCTGCTGGCAGGACATTTCCGTGACATTTCTGTGGGTGTCAATGACTctagagaaaataaaatgagcATATTAATGCACAAGTCTCTGGCCAGTGCCTCTTCTCTGATGAGTCTCATAGACCTTTTGCTCTACATCTGAGCTAAGAAATGTAGGAAGGCAATGAAAACCTATCTGAACTTAATTTAACCTAGCAAGATGCTATTTCCTCTTTGGTCTCCTGCTAGAAGAAAGCGGATTGTTTTCTAATTGAGCTCCCAAGTCTTCTTGTCTCCATGTAACGATAGAGGAGAATAAACCCACTTGGGTAAAGCTTCTGTGAGGGAGATGAGAGAGGCTCTCCGAACATGTTAGGAGGAGGATGAGGGTGTCTTGAGAACCCCTGAGATGCCCCATGATGGTGCTCATTACCCCAACGCTCTGCTGCCCCCATTCTGgaccctctgcctctctctcctcTGGTGGAGTCCTGGGCTGATCTTCCTAACCCTCCAAGTGCAGGTCCTGTCTCCAGCTGCACATTCGCCTGATTTCATGGAGGCCAGAGAAAGCTGATTCTGAGTAGGCTATGGACTGAGGAGCTCCTGATTGGTGATGCACGGCCTGAGTACGCTGCTGCTTTAACAACCAGGAGGAAGATAACAGCACCTAAAATCCCTGGATCCAGGCCTTCAGCATCTTTCTGAGCACATGACAATACATTTGACAATTGGGAACCAGAAAGCCCTCGTACTTGTTCAAATACCTTCCACTTAGGTGTACATACGTCCTGAACAGAGGCCATGTCCCGTACTTTACAGTGGAGGTATGGAGATATAGAGTTGAATATGACACATAACCTGATCTAGAGTGATTAACTAACTGGACAGACAGACAAAGTAAATAAAGAGACTGCTCCCATGTGATAAATGCTGTAATAGAAGTGATTAACTACAAAAGTCCTTAGTCCTTTGGATGTCGGTCCTTTTTTCGTTCATGTTCCCTTAGGAAGACTACGTATGCAGATGTGATCAACTCTTGCTCTTGGGGGTGGTGGCTGGGTCGAGCCCACTGAGCCTCCACAATGCAATGTGTAGGAAATGGATGGAAAGGGTGAAGCCAGGGGAGGTGCAGACCCTGAGAAAAACCTCATGAGACAAATTGGTACTTGACTGAAGGGCAAATGTAGAGAAGGAAACTATAATGATTGAAGAGACAAGAATAAAATTAGCATATTAAAAAAGGCATGCTATCTCTATCAAGATCCCAAGACcgtcattaaaacaaaaacaaactaaaaacaccaaaccccttgctgctgagttgattccaactcatagtgaccctgtaggtcagagtagatctgccccaaattgtttctaaggctgtaacctttgcagaagcagactgccacatctttctcctgctgagcagctggtgggttcaaactacaggcctttaggttagcagtcaatcatttAACCATGGTACACCCAGGGCTCTCTAAAAATTCATAGGCAAGAGTGATCCTTCTAATTGGACTAGTTAAGGAAGGTCTGTCAAACATGAATGATAATTCATGTGTTTGATGAAGGTGCTTTTGTTGAGTGCAATGAGATTGATGGTAGTGTTGGGTGCATCTCATCAATGGAACAGATGTGACATTGCCTATGTTTTGTCTACAGTGAATTGATATAAACTAAATGCCATTTTCTCTGtgacatttgtttttaatttctcatgACATTCATctctaatattaaaataaatatattttaccaTATGTTTTTCAAGATAAATCAGTCAAGAATATAATCAAACTTTttctatatttaaataaaattgaagTTTTCAATGACAattaattatattcattataAGGGAGTGCAATTTTCTACCTAGCAGCTCATCTACATAAGAGCAGAGTGATGCCATGACTTATTTCAAGTTGCCTTTAGTCCTGCCATTTAAATGTTTTCATCcatttgttcactcattcattcacccattcaCTCTATTCAAACAGCATGTGTTGCACTGATAGGATGTATCTTGCATTCTGCTGCACACAGGAGGCTCAGAAATGAACAAGACTTGGTCTCTATTCTTGGGTAGCTCCCAGTGTAGCGGGGCAGATAGACCAGTATTAAAATAAGCATGATCCAAGGATGGGAGAGCTGTAATGTGCATGCGTGGGAAGTCATCTAGCCTGAGGTCAGAGCTTTGGGTGTCTGCTTCCTTTTGCCTGCAGTTACTCTGAGGAGGAGGGTGTGCATAGATGTTGTCACCTGCTATCACTTGGGAATGATAGATGCAATGAGGTCACTGGCCTGTGAGAACAGTACTTGGACAAGTGGCAGGAGCAGAGATGTGGAGCCTTGACCTGCCCATGGCAGCCATCCCAGGTGGCAATATCAAGAGGAGCTCATAAAACTTAGGGGTCAGCAGagaggttgtcaggagggagatAACGAGGTTCTATGGGGAGAATGGGGGATGGGGCGGGAGCTGGAGGGATCTAAGACAATGTGGAAGGGACAGGATAATGTGCTTGATAAAAACATCTATTTTGGGGGTCAGAATTTCCTGAGTTTGAATCACTGCTTCTTCAGTTAACAGCTGGTTCCTGGGGTGGGGGGCAAGCAGAAGAAGCTATAAAGCAATAGAGGCACACTAGACCAGTGATGTGAAGAGTAAAATCAGAGACGAGGACAAGAAATCTATAAAAGCTGTGTGACATGATTAGTAAATTAACATACCTTTAAGGACCACTGTGTCAGTATCTTAGTGACTGTGATATTTATTCTAAGAGCTCCCGGATTAGTTAGGGGATGGAGTGTTTCAAGTTGGCTGGGATGGCTACGGAAAATTAGCTGAACGATGAGTAATACTTAATGAGGGTGTTGATGATGAGGTTGGTAATGGTGATACTTGTGAACACCTGAGTTAGGCAGTGATTGACCAAGGGCTTTGGGAATTGCAACTATGTTTAAGGTGTATAGTATTTTTCCACAGCATTTTATTATAACATTAGAGATGCATTGCCCTCTGAAATATCACATTTAAGAATgggacaaaatttttttttttttatagccagcCACTTGTAGGCAATTGAATAAGTAATATTTGTGGGCATAAAAGAGCACTTTCATGTCACCTGTGAGAAGATGCTTTTTTCACTGTGGCTTGTGGgttctgggagggagggagatagcATGAGGACAGAGGGCTGTTTGGGCACCATCCCTgtcctattattatttttgtagaGTTCCTAAAGTGgagacttttttcctttttaaaaaaatctattgtggTAAAGCACATATaacataaactttattttttttatgattttaataACTTTGaagtgtataatttagtgacattaattacagtgACACTGCTGTGCAACCATTactactatctatttccaaaactttttcatcacctcaaacagaaactcagtacccattaagcaataaatcCCCATaagcccactgctgtagagtcgatctgactcgtagtaaccctaccagacagagtagaactgccccagggggttttcaaggctataaatctttatagaagcagactgctacatctttctcccaaggagcagttggtggatttgaaccaccaacctttcagttagcagctgagtgctttaaccactcatCACCAGTGTCCTTATAACTGTTCCATTGTTATTAATAATttatctcctttcctttcttggcGGCTGACTTTTGGTGTGGAAGCTAGCAAATACTAGATGTTCCTTTTGTCGTCACCAGAGCTACCGTCTCAAAGCCTTACTAGTTGCCCAGGTTGAATATCTTCTCTGGCTTTGTTAAACTGAGGAAGTGTCCACCCAGTTCCAAAGGGTGAAAGGCCAACTGCACCGAGGGCCACAGTGTTTCGGTCTCTGCATTGCATGTGAATACAGGTGGTCTCCCATGGATCCATCTGAAgtaagttctctagagaagaaactTTGTCTCACTGCTTCGTCGCTGCATCTGCTGTGCCTAGAACTGAGCACATACGGGTTCAGGTTGGGACCTGGTGTCAGCCTGATGAGGTTTGGAGAATCTTCTCTCTACTGTTGGGACCTGCCCTTTTGTGATCAGTTTTTATAGGTTTCATTTATTACTTCCACCTTTCCCAGATTTCTTTGGAGTCCATGTCGTGGACTTTATTGGTTGATCCTATTCCCTTTTCTCTTCGCTCAGATTATTTTCAACCACACCAAGAGCTCTATTGTTTCCTTAAGGAGTGGTGGTTTGAGGTGCTTCTGAGCCTACGAGCCTCTTTTTACAGCCCCTGTGGGACTGCACATTCTAATTTTCCCGATTTGTCCAACCTCAGACACTCTGTTTCCAGGTCTGCACAGGTGTCCTGGTGTCAGGGTCCACACATCCTACTTTGTGGCTGTCTCCCGAGCAGCACAACTCTTCCATTGGTGCCAGGCCTAAACGCTACAATTCACATTGTGTGATTTTAAACAGAATTTAAACATAATAACAACCTGATGGGTACATGTCTGGTACTAAACTCCTCTCAgggttttttggggtctttttaATCCcccaaattaaaaattaatttctagTTCATACTTCCCACAgggttttaaacttttttttttttttaattcaatgaaCTCCACACATTctccacacatttttttttccttttttctttcctactCAGCCCCTAACATCAGTTTCTCTCAACATTTGCAATTTGGCTGAAGCTCTGTGATGCTTTTTTGGCTTTCTGGTAGCCAAAGTGAGATGATACTCCCGGTTTAAATCTAGTCTAGGAGTATCCTTTCGAACTTGGTAACATCTGAGTTTCACAATTTAGGACAAAACATGGGACTCTGTTGAGGTTGTGACTAAAGTGTTGGTGTCATGGTAGTAGGGGTAAAAATTAATGTGTTTGTTCCTTTGATTGTACGAATTTATAACCCCAGCAACACttctcctttcctccttttctctccttTAATTTTTCCTAGTATTTTCATTTCACACACCCCCATCATCTCATTGACTAAACTCCAGCCACATCTTTCCCCAGAACTCTTTAATTTAAATAATTCTCTCTCACCTTTCACCCCCCTCTCCGGATTTTCAGAGTAGGTTGAGTTAAACTTCCTCCCTGAAGTTTACAACTCCTTCCTCTATTTTTTACTCTGCTCCTTTTCTGCCTGTAATCCCTGGGCTTCACGCAAAACGTGACTCCTTTCACTGAGGGTTGCAGGGCCCCAAACCAGTGTGACTCTTATCCTTTGTTCCTCTCAACTCCAGCCTAAAAATTCCCTCCAGTCCCTTCTATAAGTGGAAGTGAACCTGAACTTCAAATTTCCCCAGGTTCTGTTCCCACCGTTAGGTCGTGCTGGCATGAAGaacttgggggaggggggaacaaAGTAGACCGACAATTGAAACATGGGTGATGATGAGGAGAAGCTTTATTTTCCACAGGGTCAGACACAGGCTCTGACAAGCATCCGCAGGTACAGGGGGTGAAGGAAACTGTGAGATCCCAGGCATCAGGCAGGAGGAGACTTCCCGGGAGGGCTAAGACCCTCCACACGGACATCCGCGCAGCTCAGCCTGTGAAACTGGGTCTGGGAAAGGATGCGTCAGATTGGGGTGATCCTTGgaactttgggtctttgtttcCTTTACAATTGCTTGTCTTGTGCACACTACCCAGGTCAGCAGCAGCCCCCAGAGCTGTGGCCACAGTGGGAGCCCCCGGACTGCTGACCACTGCCATCATCACTGCAGttggagctccggcgccggcatCTGTGGGACTTGTGGTGCCTGTGGTGGCTCAGGCAGCAGCCAGTCTCAGAGCTGGGGCCATGGCAGCCCCCGGAGGTCAGGGCACAGCCGGAGGAGACTTTGGGCAAGCACTGTGCGGGGCTCTTCGGGGGGCACTTGGGTGAGGGGCACTTGGGAGGGGCCTGGTACTGCTGCTGGTTCTGCTGGCAAGACATCTCGGCGGGAGTTTCACCTTGGAAAAAGTAAAAGAGACAAATGAAAACAGAAGCTTTAGGCCAGTGTCTCCTCCCTTGTGGGTTTTGTCAAACACTTGCTCCCCAGGATCGAGCTGCTTTCTCAACCAGGGTCTGTGGGAGAGAAGTGGGCACGTGGAAAGGACACGTGCATCTGGATGAAGCTCCTCaaggatgtcagatggattcctGTGCATCCCTGACGACGTGCTCAGAACAAAATGGGAAGAACCCTGAGCTCCTGTGGCTTTTGCAACTCCCAGGAAACcccttgccgtggagtcgattccaactcatagagactttaaaggacagagtagaactgtcccatacggtttccaaggagcggctggtggattcaaactgccgaccttttgtttagcagccgaccccttaaccactgcgcctaaCACGTGCCAGGAAGCTCCTTCCTCACCATCGCCTGCCTTATTGCTGCACCCTATGGGCCTTCTCCTGATACTTCCATTTCAGGTCTGGGCTTATCTTCCCCAAATGCTCCCAGCTGAGGTTCTGGCCCCTTCCAGACACTCACCGGGTGCAGAGGAGGCAGAAGAAGGCTGTTCCTGAAGGCTGTGGATGACGAGTCCAGAGCAGGAGTCCTTTTATCCTGTGCTGGTGGTTTGTGATGCACAGCCCGGGTATGCTGCTGGTTTCGCAACTGGGGGAGCATGACGCATCACACAGTCCCAGAACCATCAACTCTCTGGGCACTCTCCAAGATGTCTGACAGAAGGGAACCAGGAAGTTCTGATGACTGTCCTCTTGTCTCTCACTCAGGCCTACTGGGGACCATCCCACTATCCTTGCATCATTCATTCAGCTCACATTCCCCAGCACAGGCTCTGTCTCACGGACTTAGGTGGATACTAGGCATATTTGGATGAACATGGTATTTTCTGTCCTCAAGTAGCTCACCATCTGTCAGGAAAGATAGATcgaaattatacacacacacacacacacacacacacacacatctacatATATTTGTCTATTCCTAAGTACTAAGTCACAGTGTTTGGTGCCACGCTTCCTTCACCCTGCACATAACCCAAAGCATGCTGGCATCCACATGTAGTCTGTTGCTGTCCTTGTGAGCTCCTGGGAATAAGATGAATGGGTAAAAATGAAGCAATAGAGCTGAGGCCCTGTCTAGGCTAAATGGGGCACATAAGATTTTCTCATGGCACCCAGGAACTCAGGCATGATGTTTCTGGGCAAGAAGGGGGTTGAGCTGAGTTTCAACAAGTAGAAGCATTTAATAGACCTGACAATGTATGAAGTTTGTATACGGTCTATTTACGTAAGCTGGAGacttttctcatttaaatttACCATTCATtttaccctatggagcacagttttaccctgacacacacggggtcaccatgagtcaaaattaactcaatggcagtgggctcaTTAAAATCAATACCAATGAATTCTAAATAGGATTTAGAAAATTTGCTCCTACGTAGCTCTGTTCTCTCTCCACCGCCTTTGTAGCGCATATTGCCATACAGAGTTAACAGCTTTATATCTTATAAGTCCATAAACACAATTTTATCATTATTGTTTTATTCAGTTATCTTTTAAATTATACAGAAGAAAGTGTTACAAAGAAAAAGTATATTTAATTTATAGTGTCTTTTGTATTTACGTATGTAGTTAActgatgctctttatttctttatataaataTGAGTTACTGCCTAGTGCTGCTTCATGCCCTGAcgggctccctttagtatttcttgtctgATAGGTCCACTAACAATGAATTATCTAACTTTGTTTACTTGGGAATAtcttaatttttccttcatttttgaaggatagttttgttggatatagagTTCTTGGTTTACAGTATTCTTTGAgtactttgaatatgtcatcccactgccttctggccttcatggtttctgataGAAATCACTTCTTAATCTTATGGAAGCTCCGTTGTACATGATGAGTTGCTTCTGTCTTGCCgctttcaagattctctctttgtcttttgaCAGTTCGATTATGATTTGTCTAGGTGTGAGTTTATCCTAATTGGAATTTGTTGTGATTCTTTGATGTGTAGAttagtgttttccatccagttTCGAAAGTTTCTGGTCATTATTTCTTGAAATAATCCTTGCCTTCCCCTGTCAGTCAATCAATAAATACCTAGTCTTAAGTTGTGTTACATTTCCAAAACTTCGCTTAGGAAAGCATTCATTCCTGTAGTTAATAATATTCACTCTAGGAAATCATGGTTTTGTGGTCAAGGATGTGAAATATTGCATAAGATATTGGCCCTGGAAAGTTTTATGTCTCCAAATCCCACGTCACCCTCAAGGCCCTCAGTTCCCATGAGCAACTAAAGTTGGTCTGGAATCAGatccctttcatttttttttgcaagccTTGAGCTGGGCTCCAGGACTCAGTGTAGCTTAGTGGTGGGCCTGAAAAGGCTGAAGAATGGGTAGAATCACTGTCTGGTTTGGGTTTGAGTTGCCAAGACAGGTACAGGGTGATCAGGTAGAGTTGAAGGAAGTTTCGTTATTTCATAAGGTCACATACAAGTACCAAAGATATCTAGGAAGTGGGAGCTGGGTGGAGGATTTTGGATGGGGGTGAAATCTCTGGTGAGAAATAGAACCTTCTAAATTAGAGGTTTCCAACTTTGGCTGCACATTGGAATCATCTGTGAAGGTTTTAAAAAAGACTGAACTCTGAGCTCTACCCCCAAAGACTCTGATTGAGTTGGCCTGAAGTGCAGCCAAGGCATTGGGATTTTTAATTTCTCCCCAAGTGATTCTAAGTACAGCCAGGTTTGAGAATATCAGATCACAAGAGGTAGAGGAAAAAGAATGGGAGGTTGGAGAATAAGATTACCTGTGGGTTTACATTCCTGTTGTCCACAGAATAAACAGAAAATTCTTTAGCAGGAAGTACAGTAACTCCCCCCCCACCTTATCAgaacacaattttatttttcatggtTTCAGTTATCCCCGGTCAACTGCAGTTAGAAAATGTAAAATGAGTATGTAGCGTGATGAAATATCAtgccgttctgctctgtcattCACATAActtattacagtatattgttataattgttctattatTAATTATTGTTGCTAATCTTTtattgtgcctaatttataaattaaacttatcAGAGGTATGTATGAGTCATAGTATTTGTAGGGTTTGACACTATCGTGGTTTCCCCATGGATAAAGGGAGGACTGCTGTACCAGTTTCTGCCATTTGGGAGCTGGTTGACTGTTCTCTATTCTCAACACTTACCACCCTCACCCCCAAATCTCACATTCAGTTCCTCACCTGCCTGTGATGAACCTGGAACTAAAGATCCTTTATCTGGGTAGGAGGGCACCTTAGTGACTGATGCTCAGTGATCAGAGAGTATCTTTCTGGCCACCTTGGGAAAGGATACAGGTGCCACTGGTCCAGTGAGGATCTGGATGGGATGCTGTCACCAAGTCCTGTGTCACTCATATATAGGCTGCAGGGCCTTGGTGGTagggatggaaagggggaaaaGAGGGCAAGTTTTACCAAGATAAGGTATCTGGGAAGCCCCAAGACTGTCCAAATACCTATTCTTTAAGCCTTTTGTGAGCCTGTTTCCTTCcatccttccctccatcccttcttccttccctcctgtttttatttcttctttccttccttttttcttaaaCAAACAAGCTTACACTGCACATTAGGCATTCCAATGGGAATGAAGAATCATAAATGAATAAGATACAGTCCTTGTTGTATAGCTCATATTTTAATGGGGTAGACAGACAGGGTATCAAATACTTATAACCTAAGGTGATGAATGCTGTAATAAAGACATGTGGGGAGTCCTCAGACTTAGCCAAGAGCTCTTGGTTGTCAGTCTCCTGTTGCCTTGGTGTGTTCAGAAGTTGCCATTTGTCATCACTTGTGAGTGGTTGAAATGAGGTCAGCAGCCTTTAAGAATTGCAGGTGGGCATACAGCAGGAGCAGAGAAGGAGGAGCCTGACCTCTGCACAAGGGCAGTTGGTCCAGGTGGAACCACTGAGAGGAACTCACGAAACCCAGGAAGTAGAGGGGTCCCCATAAAGACAGGGCGGAAGTGCGGTTGAGGGAAGCTGAGGGCTGAACATGGctgatagaagagattagaataatATGTTCATTATGGGCACTGGTTATGGAATCCAATTTTCCTGGCTTTGTTTCATTGTTTCTTCAGGTAGAGGTGTTTGAGAAAGAAAAGAGGCTATAATGATATGAAAGCACATGGACCACAGATGTTAGAGTTGAAATCAGAGATGAAAATGAGAAACTAACCTACATCTAATGAGAGATGGGTCAGTGAGTAACTCACTCTATGTTGTTTCTAAGAGTTTCAGGAGTAGTTCACAGAAGGGAATGATTCATCTTGGCTGGGGTAGCCAGGGGAATTTATGTGAAAGGTGAATTATAATTGATAGGAAGTGAATAATAATTGATAAATGTGGTAGTGTTGATTGTGTACACGTGACATAATGCAATTGATGTGACTAATGTCTGTAGAAATCGCATCATGTCAACTGTCAAGTTTTCCTATTGCATTTTACTATAACACTAGAGATGTATTTCCTTCTGAAATATGAATATACTTAAGAATATACTTATGAAATACTTAAGaataggacaaatattttatattacaCATGTAACTTAAAATGATAGCTTTGGATAAAGCATTGCTACAGTAAATATATCTATTTGTCTTGCTATAGGAAGGCTTGTAATTGTGGCTGCCCACTTTGAGATGTGCAATATGGTATAACCATGGAGAACACCAGAGCACCTTCATGGCCCTGGTGAAACATGTTTTTTCTAGTGGGACCTTGGggagagtgagggagggagacTGGGAAGGGCATAAGGATAGAGGTCTACTTGTGCACTAACATCCTCCTCATCACCATTAGCAACTCCTCTCTTGTTCTTACTTGATTGTTGCCTTTGGTATGAAAGTGAGAAGTTACTAAATGTTTCTCCCAGACTGGAATCTTTCACTATGTTTATCAAACCTACATTGCTGCTGCCCCAATTCAAGGGTGTGGGAAGTCAACTAGAAGAGGGTCACTTGTGTTTTGGTTTTCTGCATTCCAAGCAAATTAGGGAATTTTCTCAAATGGACCCACTAGAATGGGAGCTCAAGAACtgtgtctttatttttctcattcacCATTGTGTCTCCAGGGCCTGCAATGGTGCCtgtatatagtaggtgctcaaaaaaatttttttaaatcaatgaatTACTGACAGTTCTGTTCTGGGCTGCATTGGATGATCTCCTGATGATAATTGGGGCACTCTTAACCCATTGAGCTCTCACCTGTTGGGGTCTACTTCTAGGATTAGCATCATATTACCTAACTTTTGGCTTTCTTCAACTGTCCTGGTGCCTCAGGTCCAAGCTTTATTGGTTGGTCcagtttctgtttcttcttcctcctGAGTGAACTCACTACCTGTAGGAGTTGTTGGATACTTTTGTACTGAGAACTTGGACTTGGTATGTGTTTCTGAGTCTCCAAGCCTCATTCTACAGTCCTTGGCAGATGACAGGCTTTAGTTCATCAGAGAATGAGCTCTGTTTCTCTGGTAGCTGATGTGCAGTTACAAATGTGGCCCATGAATTCCAGTCACTTTTCATCCTGTGGTCCTCTGTTTCTGGacatgtggagcagttctgccaaGATCTGTGGGTTCTGTAGCTCTGGGTCCACCTGTCTCCCTTCATGGGAAGCTGAGCAAGATCTCACACACGTCATGCAACTCCAACCTCACAACCAAGTCTACCCTTCCTGAACATTGTTGTGATGTATATTTTCGCCATGACTCAACATTGTTTCTGTTCCATGGTGGAGTTCTACCCAAGGATTTCTCAGGTTAGAGCAACAAGAAACTTGTAGCAATGAATCCAAACATGGCAGTTGTGGCTCCTCCTTAGGAAATTGTGTTGAGCTGGAGAGTGGATCAGACTTCATCAGAGCATGCCTGGCATCACACTGCTTTTGTGCCCTTTATTAAATCTCAAAGATTTTAGAAACTCTGAGACTTTGGGTgttaaagggaaaataaatggCCAGTTTGCTATTTTCCAGgacttaaaaaagttttttttttttttccttctattcaatAAACGCCAAAATGCTACATAGGCTTGTTTCATTGTTTGGTATACTCAGCTCAACACCGATTTCCCTCAATTTTTAATCTGAATTTAGTTTAGGACCTATGGTGTTCCTTTGACTTATCCTGGGGGACATC
This region includes:
- the LOC100663512 gene encoding late cornified envelope protein 3C-like, with amino-acid sequence MSCQQNQQQYQAPPKCPSPKCPPKSPAQCLPKVSSGCALTSGGCHGPSSETGCCLSHHRHHKSHRCRRRSSNCSDDGSGQQSGGSHCGHSSGGCC